In Pyricularia oryzae 70-15 chromosome 2, whole genome shotgun sequence, one genomic interval encodes:
- a CDS encoding cytochrome b2 — MPLTGAEVAKHDSSQSCWVIVHGKAYDVTEFLPEHPGGAKIILKYAGKDATEEFDPIHPPDTLDKYLDKSKHMGPVDMSTVAHVQKAADPEEEARLRRVADIPLLEQCYNLLDFEAVARRVMKKTAWGYYSSAADDEITFRENHSAFHRIWFRPKVLVDVENVDVSTTMLGTKTALPFYVTATALGKLGNPEGEVCLTKAAGKHNVIQMIPTLASCAFDEIMDAAVPGQVQWLQLYVNKDREVTKRIVQYAEKRGCKGLFITVDAPQLGRREKDMRSKFEDPGTSVQQGQTTDNSQGAARAISSFIDPALSWKDLPWFRSITKMPIVLKGVQRVEDVLKAVDAGMDGVILSNHGGRQLEFARSGIEILAETMPVLRSMGLQDKIEVYLDGGVRRGTDIIKALCLGAKGVGIGRPFLYAMSAYGVQGVDRAMQLLKDELEMNMRLIGCTSIDQLSPSLVDTKSLTYHGNGTPIDNLSHSIYDPLANPPQRTGAKL, encoded by the exons ATGCCTTTGACGGGCGCAGAGGTTGCCAAACACGACAGTAGCCAGTCGTGTTGGGTAATTGTTCACGGCAAGGCCTACGATGTTACCGAGTTTCTTCCAGAGCACCCAGGTGGTGCCAAGATAATCCTCAAATATGCCGGGAAAGATGCAACTGAGGAGTTCGACCCGATCCATCCACCGGATACGCTCGACAAGTATCTGGATAAATCTAAGCACATGGGTCCCGTCGATATGTCGACCGTAGCCCATGTTCAGAAGGCAGCTGACCCAGAGGAGGAAGCAAGACTGCGTAGGGTCGCTGACATACCACTGCTGGAGCAATGCTACAACCTTCTCGATTTTGAGGCTGTTGCTCGCAGGGTAATGAAGAAGACTGCTTGGGGTTACTACTCAAGCGCAGCAGATGACGAGATT ACATTCCGCGAAAACCACTCCGCTTTCCACAGGATCTGGTTCAGGCCCAAAGTCCTTGTCGACGTCGAGAATGTGGATGTCTCCACCACGATGCTGGGTACAAAAACGGCTCTTCCCTTCTACGTTACGGCGACAGCCCTTGGCAAGCTTGGAAACCCTGAGGGAGAGGTTTGTTTGACAAAAGCAGCTGGCAAGCACAACGTTATTCAGATGATTCCCACGCTGGCATCCTGTgcctttgacgagatcaTGGATGCGGCAGTGCCGGGCCAGGTTCAGTGGCTACAGTTGTATGTGAACAAAGACCGCGAAGTCACGAAGCGCATTGTGCAGTATGCGGAGAAAAGGGGCTGCAAGGGCCTCTTCATCACGGTCGATGCGCCGCAACTCGGCAGGAGAGAAAAGGACATGCGATCCAAATTCGAAGACCCCGGAACCAGCGTCCAGCAAGGCCAAACCACAGACAACTCACAGGGCGCAGCACGTGCCATATCCAGCTTTATCGATCCGGCGTTGTCGTGGAAGGACCTCCCGTGGTTCCGCAGTATTACCAAGATGCCTATCGTGCTCAAGGGCGTCCAAAGGGTCGAGGATGTGCTGAAGGCCGTCGATGCAGGTATGGATGGCGTCATTTTGTCCAACCACGGCGGTCGGCAGCTTGAATTTGCTCGCTCGGGGATTGAGATCCTGGCCGAGACGATGCCGGTTTTGCGCAGCATGGGTCTCCAGGACAAGATCGAGGTTTATCTCGACGGTGGAGTCCGACGCGGGACGGACATCATCAAGGCCCTCTGTCTTGGGGCCAAGGGGGTTGGCATCGGAAGGCCATTCCTCTACGCCATGTCGGCGTATGGAGTCCAGGGCGTCGACCGAGCCATGCAGCTACTCAAAGATGAGCTGGAGATGAACATGCGGCTCATTGGCTGTACGAGCATCGACCAGCTTAGTCCTTCGCTGGTTGACACCAAGAGCCTCACGTACCATGGAAACGGCACGCCGATTGATAACCTGTCTCACAGCATCTACGACCCTCTGGCAAATCCGCCTCAAAGAACTGGAGCAAAGTTAtaa